In Candidatus Marinimicrobia bacterium CG08_land_8_20_14_0_20_45_22, a single window of DNA contains:
- a CDS encoding TetR family transcriptional regulator — translation MMNKREQKKRSILEVAQKIFSRFGLNKTTMDEIAKASCMGKATLYHYFRDKEQIFYEVVREEVKTMQDAINNAIKDISNPKERLRIYIRVRLEYLNRLEITYSALRDQYLEQLTSVKKFRADFTDYETQILNSIFREGIDKKFFVIMNISEVIKIFTLALRGMELYMITNSDMEINKQEIDLVTDTLLYGICK, via the coding sequence ATGATGAACAAAAGAGAGCAAAAAAAACGATCGATCCTTGAAGTAGCTCAGAAAATCTTTTCACGTTTTGGCCTTAACAAGACTACAATGGATGAAATTGCCAAGGCATCCTGCATGGGCAAAGCAACTCTCTACCATTATTTTCGCGACAAGGAGCAGATATTTTACGAAGTTGTTCGTGAAGAGGTAAAAACAATGCAAGATGCTATAAATAATGCCATTAAGGATATATCTAATCCAAAAGAACGACTTCGAATTTATATCAGGGTGAGACTAGAATATTTAAATAGATTAGAAATAACCTACTCCGCGTTGAGAGATCAATATCTTGAACAATTGACAAGTGTAAAAAAATTCCGCGCTGATTTTACTGATTATGAGACTCAAATCCTCAATTCCATTTTTCGGGAAGGTATAGATAAAAAGTTTTTTGTGATTATGAATATTAGTGAAGTTATTAAAATTTTTACATTGGCACTACGAGGTATGGAACTGTATATGATTACAAATTCGGATATGGAAATCAATAAGCAGGAAATAGATTTAGTAACCGATACATTACTATATGGAATCTGCAAATAA
- a CDS encoding patatin gives MNCCHLKNNRFSTSVNFLFFLLIFSIFTINAYPKVSTQTGKNRYPKTRNVNLTIEKLRDNNLKIGLALSGGAAKGLAHIGVIKALEEAGIQVDFISGSSIGALIGAAYASGVPIDTLEKIVIGTDWKTVTKLFIPGLFPSGFIDGVKVKEFLYTLYGDKKIEDLPIPFTATATDISTGKLYIINKGSLIEAVRASISIPIVFIPVKYQDIFLVDGGLVNPVPIDVVREMGADYIIAVHVLHGRLPSEKGEYIQIENPEPQTPGAWKSTSDWITKQIKMINNREKERKKDSTKTENKLKHPGIVKISENTLYIAQDVIAQLQIELHKPDLVIEPDTRNINPYEFYRGKDAIEIGYIEAKKVLGALK, from the coding sequence ATGAATTGCTGTCATTTAAAAAATAATCGTTTTAGTACGAGTGTAAATTTTCTCTTTTTCCTGCTCATATTTTCTATTTTTACGATAAACGCCTATCCCAAAGTTTCAACTCAAACTGGAAAAAACAGATATCCCAAAACACGTAATGTCAATCTTACTATTGAAAAATTAAGGGACAATAATCTTAAAATTGGGCTTGCCCTGAGTGGAGGCGCCGCCAAGGGCCTTGCCCATATCGGCGTTATTAAAGCATTAGAAGAGGCCGGAATACAGGTTGATTTTATTTCAGGAAGCAGTATAGGGGCTCTAATAGGCGCCGCTTATGCATCCGGCGTTCCGATTGACACTCTCGAAAAAATTGTAATTGGGACTGATTGGAAAACGGTCACGAAACTATTCATACCGGGATTATTTCCTTCAGGATTTATCGATGGAGTAAAAGTCAAAGAATTCTTATATACACTTTATGGCGATAAAAAAATAGAAGATTTGCCAATCCCATTTACCGCAACAGCGACTGATATCTCTACCGGTAAATTATATATCATCAATAAGGGAAGTTTGATAGAAGCTGTTCGGGCAAGCATCTCTATTCCGATAGTTTTCATCCCGGTAAAATATCAAGATATATTTTTAGTTGATGGTGGGCTCGTGAACCCGGTGCCAATCGACGTAGTAAGAGAAATGGGGGCAGATTATATAATTGCCGTCCATGTGCTTCATGGCAGGCTTCCCTCCGAAAAAGGAGAATATATACAAATAGAAAATCCTGAACCACAGACACCCGGGGCATGGAAAAGTACCAGCGACTGGATAACGAAGCAAATCAAAATGATTAATAATAGAGAGAAAGAGCGCAAGAAAGATTCAACTAAAACGGAGAATAAATTGAAACATCCGGGAATAGTGAAAATCTCGGAAAATACATTATATATAGCCCAGGACGTAATTGCACAACTTCAAATTGAACTCCACAAGCCTGATTTAGTCATTGAGCCGGATACAAGAAATATCAATCCATATGAGTTTTATCGAGGGAAAGATGCTATTGAAATTGGATATATTGAAGCAAAGAAAGTTTTAGGTGCTTTAAAATAA